In the Styela clava chromosome 8, kaStyClav1.hap1.2, whole genome shotgun sequence genome, one interval contains:
- the LOC144425694 gene encoding uncharacterized protein LOC144425694: MKDGFIRVGGRLRNAPVDFDVKHPIILPHKHHVTEMIIREHHVSTHHSGMGSTWTSLRQRFWIVKGGAMVKSVIRKCMFCRRRSSPGSKQIMADLPKERVTPGERPFAYVGVDYFGHFLVKQGRNGSAVAYGTVSYLRLINEDGKIHVAFLLGKARLAPIKTVSIPRLELTAAALAVKLDLFLRRELDFGEIESTKYCQETVPREKWQTGRVMETTSDKLGAVRQVTVKTSRGLLRRPIAKLCLIHRVNE, encoded by the exons ATGAAAGATGGCTTCATCAGAGTTGGTGGGAGATTGAGAAATGCACCGGTTGATTTCGATGTTAAACATCCGATTATACTTCCACATAAACATCATGTAACTGAGATGATTATAAGAGAACATCATGTATCTACACATCATTCTGGTATGGGGAGTACATGGACTTCTCTGAGACAACGATTTTGGATCGTTAAAGGAGGCGCTATGGTGAAATCTGTTATCAGAAAATGCATGTTTTGTCGAAGAAGAAGTTCACCTGGGAGTAAACAGATCATGGCCGATCTTCCGAAGGAAAGAGTCACACCAGGTGAAAGACCATTTGCCTATGTTGGAGTGGACTACTTCGGACATTTTCTTGTAAAGCAAGGACGAA ATGGCTCTGCAGTTGCTTATGGAACTGTATCGTATTTGCGACTAATCAATGAAGATGGGAAAATTCATGTTGCCTTTCTCTTAGGAAAAGCTCGACTTGCACCCATTAAAACTGTTTCAATACCACGACTGGAGTTGACTGCTGCAGCTCTTGCAGTCAAATTAGATTTATTTCTGAGACGTGAATTAGACTTCGGAGAAATAGAGTCGACGAAGTACTGTCAAGAG ACAGTACCCAGAGAGAAGTGGCAGACTGGACGTGTTATGGAAACTACATCTGATAAACTTGGAGCTGTGCGTCAAGTTACTGTGAAGACATCCAGGGGTTTATTGAGAAGGCCAATTGCAAAGTTGTGCTTGATTCATAGAGTTAAtgagtaa